The nucleotide sequence GGTGACGGCGACGTTGCGCATGTTGTCGCCGAAGCGGACGAACTTCGCGCCCTGCCAGTCGTGCCAGGCGCGGGCGGCGCGCTGCCAGGCGCCGATGCGCTCAAGCACCTCGGCGTCGGTCCAGTGGCCGACGACGACCTTGCGGGCGAGGCGCATGCGCGTGTGGATGAACCCGGCCTCGCGGTCGCCGTGGGCGGCCTGGTTGAGGTTCATGAAGTCCATGTCGATCGTGCCCCAGGGCAGGTCGCGGTTGAACTGGGTGTGCAGGTGCAGGAAGGGTTTCTTCAGCACGCTGAGGCCACGGATCCACATCTTCGACGGGGAGAACGTGTGCATCCACAGGACGAGGCCGGCACAGTTGGCGTCGTTGTTGGCGGCGAGCATCACGTTGGTGATCTCGTCGGGCGTGGTGAGCAGGGCCTTGAAGACGGTCTTGAGCGGGAGCTGCTGCGAGGCGGCGAGGCCGGCGGCGACCTTTTGGGCGTTGGCGGCGACCTGCTGGAGAGGGCCGGGGCCGTAGAGGTGCTGGGAGCCGCAGACGAACCAGATTTCAGGGGAGGCGAGGAGTTTCATGAGAAGGGAAAGTAGCTAGTAGCGGGTAGTGGGTAGCGAGTAGGGGAATCGTTATCGTTCTCTTCATCGTTATCCTAATCTCGGCCGAGGAGAGAACGATTACGAGAACGAGAATGATCAGGACCGGACGGATTCCTTGATCGTGAGGAGTTCCTTCATGACGCCGCCGAGATCGGCGGCTTTGGTGCGACCACCGAGGCTGTCGTGGAGCTGGCGGTAGAGAACGTAGAGCCGGTCGTAGGTCTTCTGGGCGGGGGGCTTGGGCCGGTAGGCGACCTTTTTTAGGGAGGTCATCTTCCGTTGGGCGGTGGGGAAGTCCGGGTGGGCGCCGGCCAACACGGCGGCGCTGACGGCCGAGCCGAGGGCGCAGGCTTGGGAGGAACCGGCGACCAGCATGGTGCAGCCGGTGATGTCGGCGTAGATCTGCATGAGCAGCGGGTTCTTCTCGGCAATGCCGCCGGCGCAGACGACGCGGTCGAGGGGGACGCCGTATTCCTTGATCCGCTCGATGATGGCGCGGGCGCCGAAGGCCGTGGCCTCGATGAGCGCGCGGTAGATCTCGGCCTGGGTGGTGTAGAGCGTCTGGCCGACGAGCAGGCCGGTGAGGCGCTGGTCGACGAGGATGGTACGATTGCCGTTGTTCCAGTCGAGGGCGAGCAGGCCACTCTGGCCGGGCTTCAGCTTCGCGGCGTCGGCGGTCAGCGTGGCGTGGAGCTTGGCGTCACCCAGGACGCCCTCGACGAACCACTTGAAGATGTCGCCCACGGCGCTCTGGCCGGCCTCGATGCCATAGAAGCCGGGGAGGATGGCGCCTTTGACGATGCCGCAGATGCCGGGGATGTCGGGCACGGTCCGGGCGGCGGAGACCACGCCGCAATCGCAGGTGGAGGTGCCGATGACCTTGACCAGCGTGCCCTCGGCCACGCCGCAGCCGATGGCGCCGTAGTGGACATCGAACTCGCCGATGGCGATTGGGATGCCGGCGCGCAGGCCGAGTTTCCTGGCCCATTCGGGGGAAAGATTGCCGGCGGATTCGCTGGCGTCGTGGGCCTTCTCGTACAGGCGGTCGCGGAGGTCGGCCAGGCGCGGGTCGAGGAGGGCGAGGAACTCCTTGTCGGGCAGGCCGCCCCAGTCTTCGGCGTAGAGGGCCTTGTGGCCGGCGGCGCAGACGCCGCGTTTCACGGCCCGCGGGTCGGTGACGCCGGCGAGCACGGACGGGACCCAGTCGCAGAGTTCGACCCACGAGTAGGCGGCGGAGAAGACCTTCGGGTCCACCGCGAGGCAGTGCCAGAGCTTGGCCCAGAACCACTCGGAGGAATAGGTGTTGCCGCACTTGGCGATGAAATGGGGACGGTGTTGCGCGGCGAGGGCGGTAATCTTCGCAGCCTCGCGCCAGCCGGTGTGGTCCTTCCAGAGCCAGCACTGGGCGTTGAGGTTCTTCGCCCATTTCTTGTCGGTGGCGAGGGCGCGGTTCTGTGCGTCGACGGGGATCGGGCTGGAGCCGGTGGTGTCCACGCCGAGACCGATCACCTTCGAGGCATCGAAGCCCTTCTGCTTCCGGGCTTGGGCGAGGGCGCCCTTCACGGATTTCTCGAGACCGAAGAGGTAGTCGGCGGGCGACTGGCGGGCGACGTTGTGGTCGCGCGGGTCGAGCAACACGCCCTGGGTGCCGCTGGGGTAGTTGACCACGCTGGTGCCGAATTCCTTGCCGTCCTTGCAGCGCACCACGAGGGCGCGGACGGAGTTGGTGCCGTAATCAATGCCGAGGGTGAACATGGGGTAAGAAGGGTGAGGTGTAGGGGCGGATGGGAGACCGGTCAACAGGAGGGTAGGCATGACCGTAATGTGGGGGGGACGGGGGGACGGCGGCGCGCGCCGAACAGCCTGTCCAGAGGCCAGGCGCCACCTGCCTGCATGACTTACTTGACGGTTACATGATTTGGGGGAAACAGTGCAGGCCTGTCATTCCCATGGCCCGTCCCACCCTGAACGACATCGCCCGCCAGGTCGGTTTCTCGAAGAACACCGTCTCGCTGGCGTTGCGGGGCGACCGGCAGATCCCGGAGGAGACGCGCGAGCGCATCCGGAAAGCGGCGGCGAAGCTGGGTTACCAGCCCAACGCGGTCGTCTCCCACCTGATGGCACAGCTGCGGGCCAGCCGGACGACGCGGCTGCAGGCGAAGCTCGCGCTGGTTAACGCCAACCGCGACCCGCAGGCGTTCCGGGCGCACCCGACCATCCCGACCTATGTGGAGGGCTGCGAGAGCCGGGCCGAGAAACTGGGCTACGGCTTCGACCGGTTCTGGCTGCACGACCCCACGCTCAACGCCCAGCGCTGGCTGCGCATCCTCCACACGCGGGGCATCAAGGGGCTCGTGCTGGTCGGCCTGATGGACACGACGCACCTGCCCGACGAACTCGCCCCGGTCTGGGCGCAGTTGCCGACCGTGGTGACCGGCGTGCGCACGCGCGACCCGGCGCTGTCCTTTTGTTGCGTGGATCACCACCACCTGGCGCTGACCGCCTTCGAGCGGGCGCTGGCGCTCGGTTACAAGCGGCCCGGCCTGGTGCTCGACGATGTGATCGACGCGCTGGTGGAGCGGCGGTTTTCCGCCGGCTACCTGACCGGCCAGCGGACGCTGTTGCCGCGGGCGCAGCATGTGCCGGTGTTCAGCGAGGAGACCGGCGCGCAGGCCGAGCCGAAGGGGTTCCGGGCGTGGTTGGACAAACACCAGCCGGACGTGATCTTCACGCTCTACAACAATGTCATCGCCTGGCTGAAGGAAGCCGGACGGCGGGTACCGGAGGACATCGGCGTGATCCAGCTGGAGTGGCGTTCCACCCGTCCGGAGATCGCGGGGATGAACCAGCACAATCTCGTCACGGGCGAGGCCGCGGTGGACATGGTGGTGAGCCAGATCCACAACAACGAGACCGGCGTGCAGGAGTTCCCGCGCGCGACGCTGATCGGCGCGACGTGGGTGGACGGGCAGAGCGTGCGCCCGCAGGCCGCACCGGCCGCGCGGCCGGCCCGGGTCCGGGCGGGCCGCTGAGCGGAACTCCAATCCTGCCGGGCGGGATCATAACTATCGGCAGGGTCCATAACTCTGACAAATGGGCTTGATCTCATTTGCTACTTATATTTATTAAGTATTAGTTTCCACCCCAACCCCAAGCGTATGACCCCACGTATTCCCGTCGTATTCACGCGGGCCCGGGCAGCAGGTTGCTGCTGCCTGGCCCTTTTTGCCCTCTCGGCCCAGGCCCAGACCACCCCCACCACCCCCACCGCCGCGCCGGCGCCAGTCGGGGAGACCGTCGTGCTCCCCACCTTCTCGGTGTCGACGAACAAGGACAGCGGCTACCGGGCCGCCAACTCCGTGTCGGCCACCCGGGTGGACACCGCGATCAAGGACCTGCCGTTCGCGATCAGCGCCTTCACCGAGCAGTTCATCACCGACGTCGGGGCGCGCGACCTCTTCGATGTGGTGCAGTACGCACCCAGCGTGACCAGTGCGGGCAAGGAGTTCAACTCCGGCAACTCGGTCTATGCGATCCGCGGCTTTGACCAGGCGCCGCAGCACAACGGTTTTGTGGGCGAGGGTTACGTGGACACCGCGACGATCGAGCGCGTCGAGGTGGTGAAGGGGCCGTCGTCGCTCCTCTACGGCCAGGTCGCCCCCGGCGGCACGGTCAACTACATCACCAAACGCGCGCACGCCAAGGCCCGCACGTCGATCAACGCCCAGTTCGGCACCCACAACTTCTGGCGCACAGGCCTGGACGTGAACCAGCCGTTGGTGGGCGACAAGCTGCTGTTCCGTTTCAACGGCGTGTATGAGAACGGCCTCGAGTTTCTCAACCCCGGCGCGCAGAAGACCCGCGTGCTGGCGCCGACCCTCACCTGGAACATCAGCGACCGGGTCGCGCTGACCGTCGACTACCAGTGGTTCCGCCGCCGGGAGAACCCGCCGCAGGCGCAGCTCAAGCCCAACGTCGAGATCGTCGGTCTCCCGCCGGCCAGCGGCATCCTCAGTGCGAGCGGGCTGCTGATCAATCCGCTCAACAACATCGATCCCGGCTTCCTGACCTACTATCCGCTCCCGCGTGATTTCAACTACGTCTCCCGAAGCGACTATCGCGACTCGGATTACGAGTCGGTCAACGCCGAGCTCACGGCCCGTCTGAACGACCACTGGACGGCGCGGGCCAACTTCAATTGGAACACGCGCCGGGTGGCCCACAAGCTGACGGGCCTCGGCGCCGTCAGCATCACCGTGCCGACCAGCTACTACCCGACCGGCGCCACCCTGCCGATCTCCGCGGCCAACTACCGGCTCGCCGCCATCGCCTACGCCGAGGACCTGCTCACGAACATTGATCTCGCGCTCCTCGCGCCCCAAGCCCAGCTGGGCCGCCGCAAGCGCCTCCAGGAGGACTGGGGCTTCGGCCGCACGTCCCAACTCGAGTTCGCCGGCAGCTATGTCACCCATGGCGTGAAGCTGAAGCCGCTCGTCGGCTTCTTCTACAACGAGTCCGTCAGCCGGGGCCTGCTGCGCTCCAGCCCGACCGCCAGCTTCTTCCCGGTCTGGGACATGAAGAACCCGGCCACGTGGAACTACGACACCGACTTCGACCCGGGCGCACAGCCCATCACCACGAACTCCCGTTCTCCCGGCCGCAACTCGGCCGCCTACGCCATCATGAACGCGAGCTTCCTTGAGGACCGCCTCAACGTCGTGGCGGGCGCCCGGTACAACAAGTCCTCGGGGGCGACCGACAATCTCCTGAACCCCGCCGCCAGCGTGGCCAAGGTCTCGGCCAAAAAGATCACGCCCCAGGCTGGCATGGGTTGGAAGATCACCCGCGACATGATGATCTATGCCTCGTACAGCCAGTCCTACGTCAACAATGCGGCCGCCCTCCAGCGGGCCAACGTGCCGATCGGGCCCGCCAAGCCCACCACGGCTGAGGGCTACGAACTCGGCCTGAAGACCGATTTCCTCGGCGGGCGCGTGTCGTCCACCGTCGCGATCTTCCAGATCGACCAGAAGGACCGCATCCTGCGCTTCAACTCCTTCAACTCCTCGGGCGTGACGGTCACGAACAGCCTTCAAGACACCATCGATCGCAGCAAGGGCATCGAGGCCGAGCTGACCTGGTCGCCGGTCGACAACTGGCAGGTCTATCTCAGCGGGGCCATGAACGACATCCGCGTCATCCAGGTTCCCCCGGGCATGGAGGCCTTCATCGGCAGCCACCCCGAGGCGACGGTCAAGGCGCTCTTCAACCTGTGGACGCGCTACAGCTTCACGCAGGACGCGGTGAAGGGCCTGTGGGTGGGCGGTGGCTTCAATCACACCGGCCGGAAGGCGCAACGCACCAACAACCCGCGGCTCTTTCTGCCCGCCGACACGCTCTGGAACTCGGCCATCGGCTACGACTGGAAGCGGGGGGACCGCGACATGAGCGTGGTCGTGAACTGGCAGAACATGGAGGACATCGAATACTATCCGGCCAACCAGCAACGCGGCCTGCCCGGTCGCGCCACGGTCTCCTTCACCACCCGCTTCTAAGCGGGTCATCGTCCCAGGGGCGCCGGCCAGGCCGGCGCCCTTTTTTATGCCGGTGCCCGACGGTTGGATTTGGCCTCGTCAGGTCCCGGACCTTTTCCGCACCATGACGCGTTGAGCTACACCCGCATTATTTCCACCCTGGGCTGTCCCGACCTCGCGCTGACCGGGGTGGGGGCGCTGGTCCGCGGCCATGGCCTTGACGGCTGCGAGTTACGCGCCCTCGGCGGCTCGCTGGACCTGCACGCCCATTTCACGGCGGAGTACGGCTCACCGGCGGGGCTGGCGGCCCGGCGGCCCGCGGAACCGGTCACGGCTTTCTGCACCTCGCTCAAGGCGGTCGGTGCGACCGCGGTGGAGCGGGAGCAGTTTCTCCAACTCATCCCGTGGGCGGAGGCGCTCGGGGTGTGCGGGCTGCGGGTGTTCGACGGCGGCACCACGGGCGACGCGGCGGAACTGGCGGCCATGGCGGACACCGTGCGGTGGTGGCGCGAGCTCCGCGCCCAGCACGGTTGGAAAACGGACATCATGATCGAGACGCACGACACGCTGCTCACGGGCGCGGCGGTACGGCGGTTGCTCGCGGTGGCGCCGGGCACGGCGATCCGCTGGGATTCGCACCACACGTGGAAGAAGGGCGGCGAGGATCCGTGCGTGACCTGGGCCGCGATCAAGGACGCGGTGGCGGCGATCGATGTTAAGGACAGCATCAGCCGGCCTTCCGCTAAACACGCCTGGACCTATGTGTTGCCGGGCGCGGGAGAATTTCCGATGGCGCCGTTGCGGAAAGTACTGGCGGCCGAGTTTGCCGGGCCGGTGAGCCTGGAGTGGGAAAAGCTCTGGCACGCGTATCTGCCCACGCTCGACGAGGCGCTTGTCGCGGCGGAGAAGAGCCGGTGGTGGTGAGGAATTGTTTGTAGGGCGGGATCTCCTAATCCCGCGGCGAACGCGTCTTGGCGGGGTTGCTTCGCCATCTCCGCCAAGCCTCCGTCGGAGACCCCGCCCTACAGCTAAGGCAATCCCGGCTGCACCGGCAGAATCTTCAGCCGTTCGAGGAAGGCATTGGATTTCGCGGCGATGATCGCGCGTTCCTCCTGGGTGCCGAGGTTGTGGGCGCCGCCGGGGAGGGTGACGAATTCGCAGGCGTTGCCGGTGGCACGCAGTTTTTCGTCCAGGGCCACGGCATACTGGTAGGGTACGACGGTGTCGGCGTCGCCGTGAAACATCAGCACCGGCGGCATGCGGGCGTCGAGTTGGTGCTGAGGGGAAAGGGCGAGGCCGTGGCCGGCGAAGCGGTCGGAGCGCTGGCCGCCGGATTCGGAGGTGTCGGCGGCGGCGCTGAGCAGGATCAAGGCGGCGGGTGGGTGGAGCGGGGCCGTGGCCGGGTCACTGCCCCAGGGCGTGGCGGTGATGGCGGTCCAGAGCGCGAGATGACCGCCGGCGGAGGAGCCGCTGACGACCACGCGCTGCGGGTCGATCCCGAGCTCGGTGGCGTGGGTCTGGACCCAGTGCAGGGCGGCACGGGCGTCGGCGACGCATTGGGTGGCATCGGTGCCGTGGCGGTTTTTCACGCGGTAATCCACGGCGATGCCGACGAGGCCGAGCTTGGCGGCGTTGCGGCCGTAGCCGGCGGATTGGAGCGGGGTGCCGTTCAGGAAGCCGCCGCCGAAGAAATGGATCCAGGCCGGGCGCCGGTCCGCGGCCGACCAGCCGGCGGGTTTGAACACGTGGAGCCGCATGGGCTCCGGCGGCAACTCCTGATAGATGAAGGTTTCGGCGCCGGGGAGGGTGAGAGGGGTTTCCACGGATTTGAGCGGCGCTAGCGCGCGGGTGGACGCCTGACTTTCGGCTGAGCTCAAGGCCGGCGGCAGGCAGGCACTGACCAGCAGAGTGGCGAGGAGGCGGATCAGCATGGCGGATTACCTCGGGTTGGCGGCGGCCTCGGCGAGCAGGTGATCAAGAAAGCCCGGTGCCAGTTTTTCGTTCTGCCGGTGAGGCCAGGTCTCGGGCGCCGTGTTGTAGGGGCGGAGGAATTCGACGGCGCGGCGCAGGCTCGCGCCGTTGGGCGCGGTGTAGGCCCAGAAGTCGGTCCCGAGCCCGGCGGCATGCCGGGCGGCGACGGCGAGGGCCTCCAGGTTGAAGACGCTGTAGCCCAGGCCGTCCGCGCGACGGATTTCCTCCGGCTGGCTGCCGTCGGGCTGGATCTGGTGGACGATGAGCGCCCGGGCTTCCTCCATCAGCGCGCGGGCCAACGTGTCCTGACCGGTGTAGCGGGCCAGGGGGATGGCCTGGGCGAAATACCACGAGCCATGGTTGTTCTTCGCCGCCCGCTCCTCGAGCGCGACCGGGGCGGTGGTGAACCAGTGCAGGAAAGCCGTGAACCACGTGCGGATGACGGTTTTCTCGTCGTGGGCGAGGGCCGGGGAATCGTCGAGCAGGCGGAGCGCGTCGACGACCTGCGCGAAGCCGCGGGAGTCAAGCAAGCCGGTGGGGTTGCCGCGGTTCCGGTCATGGCCGAGACGGACCTGGGCGTAGTCCAGGTGCGGGTTCATGCGCGTGGCCGGCGTGACGAACCACGCGCGCAGCCACGCGCCGGCGCGGCGCGCGGCGGTTTCATCCCGGTGCACGTGCCAGGCCGCGGCGAGTTGCTCGACCGTGTCACAGAATTCCCCGATGCGCTGCCGGTCACCGCGGGCGACCTGTTCGCGGTTGTGTCGGCCGTCATGCCGGACAAAGGGCAGACCGTCGGGCTTGGCCGGGTCCGGCCACCAGTAGCGCGCGTAGCTCACGTAGTCGTGCGGATCACCGCTCGGCGGCAGGACGGTTTTGTCGGTGACGGTCGTGATGGGGACGGTGAGGGCGGCTGGCGCGTGCTTGGCGAGGGTGGCCAGTTCGGCAGGGGTGTGCTGCCAGGAGTCGAGGGCGAAAGAGGGGACGGACCAGAGGACGCAGGCGAAAGCCAGCAGGGCTCCTCGTGGGCCCGCGAGCTTGCTCGCGCCAAGCCCGCGCCCGCGAGCGGGCTGCGAACAGCTTTTAGCGGAGCTGGATCGAGTCATCAGTGAGGGTGAGGAGGATTTCGGTGCCGCCGTGGGTGATGGCGAGGGATCCATCGGGCGTGAGCGTCGCATCCACGAAAGCCAGACGCAGAGGCGCTCCCTCCGGGCTGACTGAGCGATAAGGGAAGAGCACGGCGTAGACGGTGTAGGTTTGGGCGGGCGCGGTGCTTTCGAGGGTGAGGTGCGTCTGGTTGTGCCATTTGCCGGTGAGGTAGGAACCGCTGATCTCGCCCGAGGCATACTTGGGATCGACTGGGACGGGGAACCGGTCGGTGACCGTGGCCTGCCAGGCGACGCCGGGGGAGACGAGCTTCACCTGCAGGGCCGTCTGACCGCCGCTGCCCTCGAGGTGGAGGCGGTTGTCCCCCAGCCACTCGATGCCCTTTTCGCCGTGCAGCAGCCACGACAGCTTGCCCGGCGTGGCGAGTTCGACGCGGTCGCGGAGAACGAGGTAGCGTTGGTCGATGAAGACGAGGTCGCGGGTGACACGCTGCACGCGACCCTTCGGCTGAAGCGTTTGGTAGGCGGCGGTGGCGTCGCCGGTGGTGAGCACGTAACGATCGCCGGTCTCGAAGCGGGTGATGCGGCCGGTGGCGTCCTTACTCTGGGCCTTTTGGCCGAGGCCGTCGATGAGCAGCGTGTTTTTGGAAATCGTCTGGCGGGTCCAGTCGCGGTGGTGCGGGGAATTGTGGAATTCGCGATAGGCGGAATTGATTGCGAGGCCTTCGCCGTACGCGTTCAGGATGAAGCTATTTTGATCCGCGTGGCTGTGGCTGAAGGAGCCGTAGGGCGAGGATTTGAAGGTGACGTGGATGTCATTCGCCGGATCGCCGAGTGCGCTATGGAGCGAGACCCAGCCGACGTCGGCGAAGTGGCGTTGCGGCGGGAGCCCCGCGACAGGCTCGGGGCCTTGAGCTTGTCGAGACGGTTCGTTGAGCGGACGGGCGGCGGGCAGAGGGTAGGCGGAGGCGATGAAGTTGCGGACAAGAAACTCAGCGGCGGTGGGGTAGGTGCGGCTGAGATCGTCGAGGCCCTTGTCGATGGGGCGGGGGCGGCGGTCGGTGCAGAGCTCGGCGTAGGTGCGCAGGAATCCGTTCTGCTGCACGCGCGCGAGGTGTTCCATGTAGTCGGCGATGACGGGCTCGAGGTTGAAACGGCCGGCGTTGGAGGTGTCGCCGAAGGTCGTGTGGAGGTAGGGCTGGACATGGTAGACCGCGAAGAGCGGGGAGTTCCGCCAGAACGGCGACGCGTAGGCGGCGGGATCGCCGAGGGCGAGGAGGGCGTCCTGGAAAGCCGCGTGCTCGAAGGTGCCGCGCCAGTAGGCGGTGCCCTCGCCCCAGCCGCCGTCGTCGCCGCCCCAGGGACTGAACTGGTCGCGGTAGAATTGGTAGGCGTAGGTCCACCAGTCGCGCGCCTCGGGTAAGTCGTCCCACAGCGCGAGGGCGGTGAGGCCGGTCATCGGCATGAAGCGCACGGGATGCGAGGAGAGGTCGGCCGCGATGGAGTTGCGGGTGATCTGCGAGATGTTGCCCTCGTGTTCGATCCACTCGACAGAGCGGCGGCCGCGCTCGCGGAAGTGGGCGAGGATGGCGGACTTCTCGGCGGGGGTCAGCTGGTCGCGGAGCTGGTCGTAGACCAGGGGCAATTTGCGCCACAAACGGAAGTGGGCCTCATCGTTGTAGTAGATGTCGGTGGCGCCGACGACGGCGCCGGATTTCCAGTCGGGGGCGAAGTGCCAGGCGGCCGCGCCGAGGAGGAAATCGCGGGCCTTGGTGAGGTACTTTTCCTCGCCGGTGACGATCCAGCAGAGGCTGGCGGCCTCGGCGACGGCGGAGATCACGCCACAGGTGTCCTGGACCGCGCGCCACTGGTCGGCCATGGCGGAGGTGCGTTTCGAGGGGGCCGGGTCGCCGTAGGTGACGGGTTCGGCGGGAAAGGGGAGGGCGAGGTACTTGGCGTCGAGGTCGGCCTTGAGCTTGGCGAAGGCCTTCGCGCCCTCGCCGGTGGTGCAGTAGGCGCGGAAGGCGTCGTGCCGGCCGGCGAGTACGTTGGTGCGCGGGGCAGCGGCGGGGACGATCGAGGCCGGCTCGGTTGCGGCTTGGGCCCATGGGCCCCATAAGGCGGATAGGCCCCATAGAAGAAACGCCGTGCGGCGAAGTGAGCGCATATCAGGAAAGGGCGGGCAACGACCAGTGACGCAGATCCCAGTCGCCGAGTTTGGGGTGGTGGAGTTTCCAAGTGCCGGCGGGCGCGGCGAGAATTTGCCAGGGGGCGGAGGCCGCGCGGTCGGAACCACTCCAGGACAGGGCGGCGAGGAGGCCTGGGCCGTCGTGGCGGTGGGTCGTGGCGATGGGCGTGACGTGATAGGGGGCGGCGACGTGGCGGCGCTCGGTGGTGTCGTCGAGGCGTGTGTCCCAGTCCGTGGCGGTGAAACCCAGGAGGGGCTGGAGGGCGGTGCCGCGGTGGTCGGGGGAAAACGCGGTGAGGGCAGCGCGTTCCACCGGCGGAGCCGTCAGCGGCAGGGCGAAGCCCCCGAGGCTGAGGACGACCGGTTGGCGGGCCTCGTAGCGGTGGACGTGCAGCAGCCAGCCGGCGCGCCAGAAGACGAAGGTTTCGACGGAGGTGTTCACCTGGCCGGTCTTGGCGCCGAGGTTCCAGCTGTAGCCGAGGTGGTCGTCGGCGAGCTCGACGGCGACGGTCGAGTGACGGCCGAAGACGCGGCCGTCGTCGACCCGGGCCGTGAGCGCGCTGTCGGGAGAGACGGCCGAGATTTCGGGAAAGGCGTAGCAGAAGTGGACCCCGGTGCGGTAGCTGAGCTTGCTCCACTTCCACGCGCCATAGCGGAGCTGGGTGTTGCCGACCATGGAGCCGGCGTTGAGGATCTCGACCTCACCGTCGGGGAGGCTGCGGGTGACCAGGCCCGGCGCGGGCATGACCCGGACGAAGCCACGCTCGGCGGGCAGGGGTTGTTCGGGGTCGTGCCAGAAGGCGTGATCCGGCGGCAAGAGCAGCGGGGTGAAGCCCTTGGCGGCCCAGTAGGGTGAAGCGGGGGCAGAATACGGCTCGATGATCCGCGGGAAGACGTCAGTGAACCCGGGGGCCAGCGCGCCCTGCGCGGTGTAGATCGGGCGGGAGAGAAAGAAGTCGAGGTTGCGCGTGCAGAGGCGGCGCAGCAGGCCGGGGGCGAGGTCGGTGCAGGCTTCGGCGAGGGCCAGGCCGAAGACGTTCAGACAGTTGAAACGGTAGGTGATGGAGCGGCCGAACGCCGGGTGTTCCCCGCTGGCGGCAAAGAAGTGCTGGTAGTCGGCAACGAACAGGCGCGCCCAGTCGCGCCAGCGGGTGGCCCGGGCCGGGTCCGCGGGACCATGCAGATGGGTCCACATGAGGCCGTAGAAGTGGAAGGCGTAGGCGTTGTAGTGGTCGTAGGCCTGGTTGATGCCGTCCTCGAACCAGCCGCCGCCGCGGTGCATGGTCTCGAGCTGGTTGAGGTGGGCGGTGATGACGGCGCGGTCGGTGCGATGCGCGGCCCCCTGGGTTCCGAGGAACTCCAGGATGTGGACCGACATGAAAAGGTGGTTGTTATTGACGATGCCGCCGCCGCGGCAGGTGGCGAACCAGCGGAGCACCTGCGCCTGGTCGGTGGGAGCGAGCGGAGCCCAGAGGTCGCGCGGGGCTAGCTGCAGCGCGATGGCGAGCAGGCCCATCTCGACGTGGTGCTGGTGGTAGGAGGCGTCGGGCCCCCAGTATTGCGGGTGGGCGGGGTCAGTGCCGGCGACCAGGCCGGCGCGAAACCAGCGGGCGAGCTGCGCGCGGAGCGCGGCATCCTCCGGGTGCGGCGCCGACTGCAGCCAGAATGCGGCCAGCGTCAGCGGGCGGGCGAAGCTCTCGAGCCGGTCGGCCTGGGCGTCGTGGTCGGAGGGTGCGCCGGCCAGCGGCAGGTCGGCCCGGCCCGGCTGCATGAGGCCGGCCAGCGGTTCGAGCAGGCGGCGGGCGGCGTCCT is from Lacunisphaera limnophila and encodes:
- a CDS encoding ribulokinase — protein: MFTLGIDYGTNSVRALVVRCKDGKEFGTSVVNYPSGTQGVLLDPRDHNVARQSPADYLFGLEKSVKGALAQARKQKGFDASKVIGLGVDTTGSSPIPVDAQNRALATDKKWAKNLNAQCWLWKDHTGWREAAKITALAAQHRPHFIAKCGNTYSSEWFWAKLWHCLAVDPKVFSAAYSWVELCDWVPSVLAGVTDPRAVKRGVCAAGHKALYAEDWGGLPDKEFLALLDPRLADLRDRLYEKAHDASESAGNLSPEWARKLGLRAGIPIAIGEFDVHYGAIGCGVAEGTLVKVIGTSTCDCGVVSAARTVPDIPGICGIVKGAILPGFYGIEAGQSAVGDIFKWFVEGVLGDAKLHATLTADAAKLKPGQSGLLALDWNNGNRTILVDQRLTGLLVGQTLYTTQAEIYRALIEATAFGARAIIERIKEYGVPLDRVVCAGGIAEKNPLLMQIYADITGCTMLVAGSSQACALGSAVSAAVLAGAHPDFPTAQRKMTSLKKVAYRPKPPAQKTYDRLYVLYRQLHDSLGGRTKAADLGGVMKELLTIKESVRS
- a CDS encoding LacI family DNA-binding transcriptional regulator, which codes for MARPTLNDIARQVGFSKNTVSLALRGDRQIPEETRERIRKAAAKLGYQPNAVVSHLMAQLRASRTTRLQAKLALVNANRDPQAFRAHPTIPTYVEGCESRAEKLGYGFDRFWLHDPTLNAQRWLRILHTRGIKGLVLVGLMDTTHLPDELAPVWAQLPTVVTGVRTRDPALSFCCVDHHHLALTAFERALALGYKRPGLVLDDVIDALVERRFSAGYLTGQRTLLPRAQHVPVFSEETGAQAEPKGFRAWLDKHQPDVIFTLYNNVIAWLKEAGRRVPEDIGVIQLEWRSTRPEIAGMNQHNLVTGEAAVDMVVSQIHNNETGVQEFPRATLIGATWVDGQSVRPQAAPAARPARVRAGR
- a CDS encoding TonB-dependent siderophore receptor codes for the protein MTPRIPVVFTRARAAGCCCLALFALSAQAQTTPTTPTAAPAPVGETVVLPTFSVSTNKDSGYRAANSVSATRVDTAIKDLPFAISAFTEQFITDVGARDLFDVVQYAPSVTSAGKEFNSGNSVYAIRGFDQAPQHNGFVGEGYVDTATIERVEVVKGPSSLLYGQVAPGGTVNYITKRAHAKARTSINAQFGTHNFWRTGLDVNQPLVGDKLLFRFNGVYENGLEFLNPGAQKTRVLAPTLTWNISDRVALTVDYQWFRRRENPPQAQLKPNVEIVGLPPASGILSASGLLINPLNNIDPGFLTYYPLPRDFNYVSRSDYRDSDYESVNAELTARLNDHWTARANFNWNTRRVAHKLTGLGAVSITVPTSYYPTGATLPISAANYRLAAIAYAEDLLTNIDLALLAPQAQLGRRKRLQEDWGFGRTSQLEFAGSYVTHGVKLKPLVGFFYNESVSRGLLRSSPTASFFPVWDMKNPATWNYDTDFDPGAQPITTNSRSPGRNSAAYAIMNASFLEDRLNVVAGARYNKSSGATDNLLNPAASVAKVSAKKITPQAGMGWKITRDMMIYASYSQSYVNNAAALQRANVPIGPAKPTTAEGYELGLKTDFLGGRVSSTVAIFQIDQKDRILRFNSFNSSGVTVTNSLQDTIDRSKGIEAELTWSPVDNWQVYLSGAMNDIRVIQVPPGMEAFIGSHPEATVKALFNLWTRYSFTQDAVKGLWVGGGFNHTGRKAQRTNNPRLFLPADTLWNSAIGYDWKRGDRDMSVVVNWQNMEDIEYYPANQQRGLPGRATVSFTTRF
- a CDS encoding sugar phosphate isomerase/epimerase family protein codes for the protein MSYTRIISTLGCPDLALTGVGALVRGHGLDGCELRALGGSLDLHAHFTAEYGSPAGLAARRPAEPVTAFCTSLKAVGATAVEREQFLQLIPWAEALGVCGLRVFDGGTTGDAAELAAMADTVRWWRELRAQHGWKTDIMIETHDTLLTGAAVRRLLAVAPGTAIRWDSHHTWKKGGEDPCVTWAAIKDAVAAIDVKDSISRPSAKHAWTYVLPGAGEFPMAPLRKVLAAEFAGPVSLEWEKLWHAYLPTLDEALVAAEKSRWW
- a CDS encoding alpha/beta hydrolase; amino-acid sequence: MLIRLLATLLVSACLPPALSSAESQASTRALAPLKSVETPLTLPGAETFIYQELPPEPMRLHVFKPAGWSAADRRPAWIHFFGGGFLNGTPLQSAGYGRNAAKLGLVGIAVDYRVKNRHGTDATQCVADARAALHWVQTHATELGIDPQRVVVSGSSAGGHLALWTAITATPWGSDPATAPLHPPAALILLSAAADTSESGGQRSDRFAGHGLALSPQHQLDARMPPVLMFHGDADTVVPYQYAVALDEKLRATGNACEFVTLPGGAHNLGTQEERAIIAAKSNAFLERLKILPVQPGLP